The nucleotide window CTTttacttctgatttcttttcttgccGAAATGGTCATCCCAACTCTTCCATGGTGTGGTCAGTCCAAGCCTGTGGTCGAGAGGCAGTTGAGATAGAGGTGTTCAGCATCCAATGAATATAGAAACGAAAATGACAATACAAAAGAAGGGCTGGTTTTAGAGACGCGTGGGGGTAGAACAAGGTGGCCCGGGTGGGCTTCTCTGAAGACGCCCCCTTGGATGGcggtgggtggggaggaagtcCCCGTGTTGTGCTTGGGGTCTTGGGCATGGGCCTTGTGGGGCAGGAGGCCTTCCCCGCTCCGGTTCCCCCCCAAAACCTCCTGCTAACCTGGAGATATCTGGCAGGAGAGGGTCGTGCGGGTAGGCGTGCGGGAGAGAGCGAGCCCTGTCCTCGCTCCATCGAGTGTCACGGGGTGCTCGCTCGCTCGCCCGCTCGCTCGCCTGGCCGTCCCTAGCAGGGTGTCCGGGTGCAGGGCACCCACCCACTCGCCCACCCCCGGATAGGTCCTCGCAGCCCTGCATCCgtgcatccctgcatccctgcagcCACTATGTGTCTGGTGGTAGTCCTGAGGGCACGGGGGTCCCGGGAAGCGATAGATTGGGGTCCCGGGTGGTGCCGCCGAGCCTCCGTGCTCCCCGGAGAAGGTGTGGAGGGCTAAGGTCAGGGGTCCGGGGCGGGTGGGTGTCGAGGCCTTGCCGGGCCGAGGGCCGGTGGCGAAGAAGGCCGGCGACGGTCCCGAGGTGGAGGCCTGGGTTTGGCTGTGGCTGAGTCCCCGGGGAGGAGCGGGCGTTGGGAGGGGAGCGAAGGGAGGCGAGTGGCGGCGCGTCGGGCAGTGGGTGGACGGACGGACGGCTCCCTGGTCGGGCAGTGGGTGGACGGGGAGTGCGGGGCGCTGTTGGGCGGCGAGTGTGGGTTCCCGGTGCGAGCGGCAGGGGTCGCCCTGGCGCCGGCGTCCCGGGCGAGGCAGTGAGCCGAGAGGGGGCGCCGGGTGTAGGGCGTCCGTCCGGAGGGTCGGGGAGGTGGTGtgggtgcgtgcgtgtgtgtttgcGTTTGGTGTGTTGCGTGCAAGGCTGGAGCGAGTGGTGTTTGTTGTGAGAGGAGTGTAGGAGggttgtttggggtgtgtgtgatgaGCGCGCTGTGAGTGTCCCGGGTGTGAGAGCAGGGCTGGGGGCGGTGTGTTGTGGGTAGGGGGCGTGTGTTGTGGGATTGCGTCATCGTACGGACGGTTCGAGTAGGTCTGAATCGCGGCGGGCTCTcgccggttgtggtggcgcacgccggtaggatttgctgaaggaggcggaggcaggaggatcacgagttcgaggccagcctgggctacacagttttTGCTCCTCCACGCCGCCCCGCTTCTTTGCCACAACTCTCCGGCCTCTGCCCATCGCCGCACTCCCGCACGCAGCCGcggcctctctctttcttctcacgcCCGCACCCTCCTGCACACTCCCGTCACCCTCACCCAACAACGCACCGCACCCTCACCGACAAAGCCGCTCCGGACACGCACGCGGACCACAGCCTCCTccgccctccctgcctccccacgcTCTACACACCTGCCCGCCCCCGGGACACCCCGCCCTCACCTGCAcgcctctctccgcccagcctcTTCCGACCCCGGGACACCCCGGGACACCCCAGATACCACAGACACCACAGAACACCCCCGGACACCCCAGACACCCCAGGACACCCCCGGACACCCCAGGCCACCCCAGGCCACCCCTGGACATCCCAGGACATCCCAGGCCACCACTGGACATCCCGGGACACCCCGGGACACCCCGGGACTCCCCAGACACCCCCGGACACCCCGGGACGCCCCAGACACCCCCGGACACCCCAGGCCAACCCCGGACACCCCTGGACATCCCAGGACATCCCAGGAGACCCCAGGACTCCCCAGGACATCCCAGGACTCCCCAGGACACCACCTGCGAGCCTCGTCCTCCTTCCCCGCACCACCTCTAAGCGATCCCGACGGAGGGACGCACGCCGGCCCACGCCTTCTCCCCGCACGCCCCGTGGCTCACCCGGCCTTCTTGGCCAAACTGCAGCTCCCTGGCTCCAACTTTGTGCAAAGGGccggctggggtggggtgggcgtgTGAAGGGTGCGGTGGCGCGGAGGTGCAGGAGTCGACAGTTAGGGGGCAGCGATTTCGGGACCTACCCGACGCCGCCCATGTTCTCCAAGGCCCAGTCCGTCGCCAACTTGGCTACAACCCCCTCCCATGGCCTCGGCCTTGGCTTCTTTGGGGGGCCCGTTTTACACACATGCC belongs to Onychomys torridus unplaced genomic scaffold, mOncTor1.1, whole genome shotgun sequence and includes:
- the LOC118575795 gene encoding translation initiation factor IF-2-like translates to MTQSHNTRPLPTTHRPQPCSHTRDTHSALITHTPNNPPTLLSQQTPLAPALHATHQTQTHTHAPTPPPRPSGRTPYTRRPLSAHCLARDAGARATPAARTGNPHSPPNSAPHSPSTHCPTRRHSPPFAPLPTPAPPRGLSHSQTQASTSGPSPAFFATGPRPGKASTPTRPGPLTLALHTFSGEHGGSAAPPGTPIYRFPGPPCPQDYHQTHSGCRDAGMHGCRAARTYPGVGEWVGALHPDTLLGTARRASGRASEHPVTLDGARTGLALSRTPTRTTLSCQISPGLD